The following are encoded in a window of Nakamurella sp. A5-74 genomic DNA:
- a CDS encoding HAD family phosphatase, producing the protein MSELRAVLFDMDGTLTDSEKLWTIALDRTAAELGGSLGEEARHEMVGHDMWSSVDILQTDVGSSRPPQEVARLLTDYTAELFAEPLPWRPGAQQLLAAVKEAGLAMALVTATHRSLVELALDTLGHSTFGAIVCGDEVAHVKPHPEPYRRAMELLGVRPEQSLVIEDSPNGSASGLAAGLPVLVVPCDTDVPPRDGMTFRDSLEGLTAADLRAIHAGSAG; encoded by the coding sequence GTGTCCGAGCTGCGAGCCGTTCTGTTCGACATGGACGGCACCCTGACCGACTCCGAGAAGCTGTGGACCATCGCCCTCGACCGCACCGCTGCGGAGTTGGGCGGCAGCCTGGGCGAGGAAGCACGGCACGAGATGGTCGGTCACGACATGTGGTCGTCGGTCGACATACTGCAGACCGATGTCGGTTCGTCCCGGCCACCGCAGGAGGTCGCCCGACTGCTCACCGACTACACCGCCGAGCTGTTCGCCGAGCCGCTGCCGTGGCGTCCCGGCGCGCAGCAGCTGCTGGCCGCCGTGAAGGAAGCAGGACTCGCGATGGCATTGGTCACCGCGACGCACCGATCGCTGGTCGAGCTGGCGTTGGACACTCTGGGGCACTCCACCTTCGGAGCGATCGTCTGCGGCGACGAGGTCGCCCACGTGAAGCCACATCCCGAGCCGTACCGGCGGGCGATGGAGCTGCTCGGGGTACGGCCGGAGCAGTCGCTGGTGATCGAGGACTCGCCGAACGGGTCTGCGTCGGGGTTGGCCGCCGGATTGCCGGTGCTCGTCGTCCCGTGCGACACCGACGTCCCGCCGCGGGACGGGATGACCTTCCGGGACAGCCTCGAGGGGCTCACGGCAGCGGACCTGCGTGCCATCCATGCCGGCTCCGCGGGCTGA
- the metH gene encoding methionine synthase → MNHPSPETDAARAAVRPDATDQLRALFAERILFLDGAMGTMIQRHRLGEADYRGSRFADWPSDVKGNNDLLSITAPEIIEGIHREYLVAGADIVETNTFNAQVISMADYGMQELAYELNFASARLARKACDEVTAQNPDRPRFVAGAIGPTNRTASISPDVNDPGTRNTSYDELVAAYLQQANALVDGGSDLLMIETIFDTLNAKAAIFALETLFEERGRRWPVIISGTITDASGRTLSGQVTEAFWASVRHARPLAIGLNCALGAADMRPYVAELSRIADTFVSCYPNAGLPNAFGEYDETPEQMAAVVSEFAGAGLVNLLGGCCGTTPEHIEAIATASAVHSPRTVPEIEPALRLSGLEPLTVTPDSLFVNVGERTNITGSARFRNLIKAGDYTTALAVARQQVEAGAQIIDVNMDEGMIDGLEAMDRFCKLIASEPDISRVPMMIDSSKWEVIEAGLKCVQGKSIVNSISMKEGIDKFVAQARLCRKYGAAIVVMAFDEDGQADTLERRKVICERAYRILVDEVGFPAEDIIFDPNIFAVATGIEEHANYGVDFIEGARWIRQNLPHAQISGGVSNVSFSFRGNNPVREAIHAVFLYHAIRAGMTMGIVNAGALVVLDDVDPDLRTRIEDVILNRRADSTERLLEIAQKFNVAGAPVEEVTAEWRSFPVRDRITHALVKGIDEFVTDDTEELRLELLNSGGRPLDVIEGPLMDGMGVVGDLFGAGKMFLPQVVKSARVMKKAVAHLIPYIEEEQKLHEAAGGAKKAKGKIVMATVKGDVHDIGKNIVGVVLQCNNYDVVDLGVMVPAQKILDAAREEKADIIGLSGLITPSLDEMVHFASEMERQGFDIPLLLGGATTSRAHTAVKVTPKYHGPVVWVKDASRSVPTASALLSDERRPALLAAVEADYESIRQRHAAKRNDRPLASIEAARDNRTPIDWSSFRPVRPRMLLQQAKDVCEGPTCDHPMGHVSQYTKVFTDYPLEELREYIDWMPFFNAWEMKGRFPDILNNPATGEAARRLYEDAQEMLDSMIAEKWIRASGVFGLFPANAVGDDVVVYTDETRSEVAHTLFNLRQQGQHREGVPNKSLGDFVAPQETGLRDYVGAFAVTAGLGSADKVKEFKDALDDYSAILLESLADRLAEAFAERLHQRVRTEFWGHASDEHLGHDDLIAEKYAGIRPAPGYPACPEHTEKQTIWDLLDVQEKTGIELTESMAMWPGAAVSGWYYAHPQAQYFVVGRIARDQVVDYAERKGWTLAEAERWLSPNLGYEPED, encoded by the coding sequence GTGAACCACCCCTCCCCCGAGACCGATGCTGCCCGCGCAGCAGTCCGTCCCGATGCCACCGACCAGCTCCGCGCCCTGTTCGCCGAGCGCATCCTGTTCCTCGACGGTGCCATGGGCACCATGATCCAACGGCATCGGCTGGGTGAGGCCGACTACCGAGGTAGCCGCTTCGCCGACTGGCCGTCCGACGTCAAGGGCAACAACGACCTGTTGAGCATCACCGCCCCGGAGATCATCGAGGGCATCCACCGCGAGTACCTGGTCGCCGGCGCCGACATCGTCGAGACGAACACCTTCAACGCCCAGGTGATCTCGATGGCCGACTACGGCATGCAGGAGCTCGCCTACGAGCTCAACTTCGCTTCGGCCCGCCTCGCCCGCAAGGCCTGCGACGAGGTGACGGCGCAGAACCCCGATCGCCCCCGGTTCGTGGCCGGCGCCATCGGTCCGACGAACCGGACCGCCTCCATCTCGCCGGACGTCAACGACCCCGGCACTCGCAACACCAGCTACGACGAACTTGTCGCCGCCTACCTGCAGCAGGCCAACGCATTGGTGGACGGTGGATCCGACCTGCTGATGATCGAGACCATCTTCGACACGTTGAACGCGAAGGCGGCGATCTTCGCGCTCGAGACGCTGTTCGAGGAACGCGGTCGCCGGTGGCCGGTGATCATTTCCGGCACCATTACCGACGCCTCCGGCCGCACGCTGTCCGGCCAGGTCACCGAGGCGTTCTGGGCCTCCGTGCGCCATGCGCGGCCGCTCGCGATCGGCCTGAACTGTGCGCTCGGTGCCGCCGACATGCGGCCGTACGTCGCCGAGCTGTCCAGGATCGCGGACACCTTCGTCTCCTGCTATCCCAACGCCGGCCTGCCGAATGCGTTCGGCGAGTACGACGAGACCCCCGAACAGATGGCCGCGGTGGTGTCCGAGTTCGCCGGCGCCGGCCTGGTCAACCTGCTCGGTGGTTGCTGCGGCACCACCCCCGAGCACATCGAGGCGATCGCCACCGCCTCCGCCGTGCACTCCCCCAGGACCGTTCCCGAGATCGAGCCGGCTCTACGGCTGTCGGGCCTCGAGCCGCTGACCGTCACCCCGGACTCGTTGTTCGTCAACGTCGGCGAGCGGACCAACATCACCGGCTCGGCCCGGTTCCGCAACCTGATCAAGGCGGGCGACTACACCACCGCGCTGGCCGTCGCCCGGCAGCAGGTCGAGGCGGGCGCCCAGATCATCGACGTCAACATGGACGAAGGGATGATCGACGGCCTCGAGGCGATGGACCGGTTCTGCAAGCTGATCGCCTCCGAACCCGACATCAGCCGGGTCCCGATGATGATCGACTCCTCGAAGTGGGAGGTGATCGAGGCCGGCCTGAAGTGCGTGCAGGGCAAGTCGATCGTCAACTCCATCTCGATGAAGGAGGGCATCGACAAGTTCGTCGCGCAGGCCAGGCTGTGTCGCAAGTACGGCGCAGCGATCGTCGTGATGGCCTTCGACGAGGACGGCCAGGCCGACACCCTGGAGCGGCGCAAGGTGATCTGCGAGCGGGCCTACCGGATCCTCGTCGACGAGGTCGGATTCCCGGCGGAGGACATCATCTTCGACCCCAACATCTTCGCCGTGGCAACGGGTATCGAGGAGCACGCCAACTACGGGGTCGACTTCATCGAGGGTGCCCGCTGGATCCGGCAGAACCTGCCCCATGCGCAGATCTCCGGTGGCGTCTCCAACGTCTCGTTCTCCTTCCGCGGCAACAACCCGGTCCGCGAGGCCATCCACGCCGTGTTCCTCTACCACGCGATCCGCGCCGGGATGACGATGGGCATCGTCAACGCCGGCGCCCTCGTCGTGCTCGACGACGTCGACCCCGACCTGCGGACCCGCATCGAGGACGTGATCCTCAACCGGCGGGCCGACTCCACCGAACGACTGCTGGAGATCGCGCAGAAGTTCAACGTGGCCGGGGCCCCGGTCGAGGAGGTGACCGCCGAGTGGCGGTCGTTCCCGGTGCGGGATCGCATCACGCACGCACTGGTCAAGGGCATCGACGAGTTCGTCACCGACGACACCGAGGAGCTCCGGCTCGAGCTGCTCAACTCCGGCGGCCGCCCGCTCGACGTCATCGAGGGTCCGCTGATGGACGGCATGGGAGTGGTCGGCGACCTGTTCGGTGCCGGGAAGATGTTCCTGCCGCAGGTGGTGAAGTCGGCCCGCGTCATGAAGAAGGCTGTCGCGCACCTGATCCCGTACATCGAGGAGGAGCAGAAGCTGCACGAGGCCGCCGGCGGTGCGAAGAAGGCCAAGGGCAAGATCGTGATGGCCACGGTCAAGGGCGATGTGCACGACATCGGCAAGAACATCGTCGGAGTCGTGTTGCAATGCAACAACTACGACGTGGTCGACCTCGGCGTCATGGTGCCTGCCCAGAAGATCCTGGATGCGGCGCGGGAGGAGAAGGCCGACATCATCGGCCTGTCCGGCCTGATCACCCCGTCGCTGGACGAGATGGTGCACTTCGCTTCCGAGATGGAGCGGCAGGGCTTCGACATCCCGCTGCTGCTCGGCGGTGCCACCACCTCCCGGGCCCACACCGCGGTGAAGGTCACGCCGAAGTACCACGGCCCAGTCGTGTGGGTGAAGGACGCATCGCGCTCGGTGCCCACCGCGTCCGCGCTGCTGTCCGACGAGCGCCGGCCGGCTCTGCTCGCCGCGGTGGAGGCCGACTACGAGTCCATCCGTCAGCGGCACGCCGCCAAGCGCAACGATCGTCCACTTGCGAGCATCGAGGCGGCCAGGGACAACCGCACCCCGATCGACTGGAGCTCGTTCCGACCGGTCCGTCCGCGGATGTTGTTGCAGCAGGCCAAGGATGTCTGTGAGGGGCCGACCTGCGACCACCCGATGGGTCACGTTTCCCAGTACACGAAAGTCTTCACCGATTACCCGCTCGAGGAGCTGCGCGAGTACATCGACTGGATGCCGTTCTTCAATGCCTGGGAGATGAAGGGTCGCTTCCCGGACATCCTGAACAACCCGGCCACCGGGGAGGCTGCCCGCCGGCTGTACGAGGATGCCCAGGAGATGCTCGACTCGATGATCGCCGAGAAGTGGATCAGGGCCAGCGGGGTGTTCGGACTGTTCCCGGCCAACGCCGTAGGCGACGACGTCGTCGTCTACACGGACGAGACGCGCAGCGAGGTCGCACACACTCTGTTCAATCTGCGCCAGCAGGGACAGCACCGCGAAGGGGTGCCCAACAAGTCGTTGGGCGACTTCGTTGCGCCGCAGGAGACCGGCCTGCGCGACTACGTCGGCGCCTTCGCGGTGACGGCGGGACTGGGATCGGCCGACAAGGTCAAGGAGTTCAAGGACGCCCTCGACGACTACAGCGCCATCCTGCTGGAATCCCTCGCCGACCGGCTGGCCGAGGCCTTCGCCGAGCGGCTCCACCAGCGGGTCCGCACGGAGTTCTGGGGCCACGCCTCCGACGAGCACCTGGGTCACGACGACCTGATCGCCGAGAAGTACGCCGGAATCAGGCCGGCCCCCGGCTACCCGGCGTGCCCCGAACACACCGAGAAGCAGACGATCTGGGACCTCCTCGACGTGCAGGAGAAGACCGGTATCGAGCTGACCGAGTCGATGGCGATGTGGCCGGGAGCGGCCGTCAGCGGTTGGTACTACGCCCATCCGCAGGCGCAGTACTTCGTGGTCGGCCGGATCGCGCGTGACCAGGTCGTCGACTACGCCGAACGCAAGGGTTGGACGCTGGCCGAGGCCGAACGCTGGCTGTCCCCCAACCTCGGCTACGAGCCCGAGGACTGA
- a CDS encoding PAC2 family protein, which yields MIDDLAAQPGRPLRSPVMIAAFEGWNDAGDAATTAVEQLALAWDSAPLAEIDPEEYYDFQVSRPYSKLVDGVTRQLEWPTTRVSQVRLPAESSEHDVLLVRGIEPNFRWRAYCTELVGLAEKYQVSTVICLGALLADVPHTRPVQVTGSAPDPTTAARFGLTTSSYEGPTGITGVFADFCVQRGIPAFSFWAAVPHYVAQGPHPKAAVALLNRVEEILDIEVPLGTLPDQAEDWEVEVTDIAAQDEDISAYIQTLEETTEEEVPLRPASGDVLAAEFERYLRRRGPQEG from the coding sequence ATGATCGACGACCTCGCAGCACAGCCGGGCCGCCCTTTGCGCTCGCCGGTGATGATCGCCGCGTTCGAGGGTTGGAACGACGCAGGCGACGCGGCCACCACCGCTGTGGAGCAGCTGGCACTCGCCTGGGACTCCGCACCGCTGGCCGAGATCGATCCTGAGGAGTACTACGACTTCCAGGTGTCCCGGCCCTACAGCAAGCTGGTGGACGGCGTCACCCGGCAGTTGGAATGGCCGACCACCCGGGTCTCGCAGGTCCGGCTGCCCGCGGAGTCCAGCGAGCACGACGTCCTGCTGGTGCGAGGTATCGAACCGAACTTCCGGTGGCGGGCGTACTGCACCGAGCTGGTGGGTCTGGCCGAGAAGTACCAGGTGTCGACGGTGATCTGTCTGGGTGCGTTGCTGGCCGACGTCCCGCACACCCGTCCGGTGCAGGTGACCGGCTCGGCGCCCGATCCGACGACCGCGGCCCGGTTCGGCCTGACCACATCGTCCTACGAAGGACCCACCGGGATCACCGGCGTCTTCGCCGACTTCTGCGTCCAGCGCGGGATCCCGGCATTCTCGTTCTGGGCCGCGGTGCCGCACTACGTCGCCCAGGGACCGCATCCCAAAGCAGCCGTGGCACTGCTCAACCGGGTCGAGGAGATCCTTGACATCGAGGTGCCGCTCGGCACCCTGCCGGACCAGGCCGAGGACTGGGAGGTCGAGGTGACCGACATCGCCGCCCAGGACGAGGACATCAGCGCCTACATCCAGACCCTCGAGGAGACCACCGAGGAGGAGGTCCCGCTCCGGCCGGCCAGCGGCGACGTGCTCGCCGCCGAGTTCGAGCGCTACCTGCGCCGCCGCGGCCCCCAGGAGGGCTGA
- the mshC gene encoding cysteine--1-D-myo-inosityl 2-amino-2-deoxy-alpha-D-glucopyranoside ligase gives MHSWPTVEVPALSAVTQPLPQLRLHDSASDTVTPVSPPGPEEPASMYVCGITPYDATHIGHAATYVTFDLVNRYWRASGRTVTYVQNVTDVDDPLLERAERDGVDWRDLAREQTDLFRSDMTHLRVIPPERYVGVVEEMDAVSAGVARLLESGAAYRVPDDEYPDVYFDISTTGRFGYESRYDRGTMLTYSAERGGDPDRPGKRDPLDPLLWRCARPGEPSWESPLGAGRAGWHIECAVIAGKLLGERIDLQGGGSDLIFPHHECSAAHAEALTGAARFAGHYTHTGMLAYQGTKMSKSLGNLVFVSRLIASGVDPAAIRIALLSFHYRTDREWTDVMPAAATERLHRWREAARTTGQGTAGPTVDALVAALADDLDTPTAFRVLDDWAASPGDDSDAVVTAVDALLGIPLR, from the coding sequence GTGCATTCCTGGCCAACAGTCGAGGTCCCAGCGCTTTCCGCGGTGACCCAGCCCCTTCCGCAACTCCGGCTCCACGATTCCGCGTCGGACACGGTCACACCGGTGAGCCCACCCGGACCGGAAGAGCCGGCGTCGATGTACGTCTGCGGGATCACCCCCTATGACGCCACCCACATCGGGCACGCCGCCACCTACGTCACCTTCGACCTGGTGAACCGGTACTGGCGGGCGAGCGGACGCACCGTGACCTACGTGCAGAACGTCACCGACGTCGACGATCCGCTGCTGGAACGCGCCGAGCGCGACGGGGTCGACTGGCGTGACCTCGCCCGGGAGCAGACCGACCTGTTCCGCAGCGACATGACGCACCTGCGGGTGATCCCGCCCGAGCGCTACGTCGGTGTCGTCGAGGAGATGGATGCCGTCTCCGCAGGCGTCGCCCGGCTGCTGGAATCCGGTGCGGCGTACCGGGTCCCGGACGACGAGTACCCCGACGTCTACTTCGACATCTCGACCACGGGCCGGTTCGGATACGAGTCGCGCTACGACCGCGGGACGATGCTCACCTATTCGGCCGAGCGGGGTGGGGATCCGGACCGACCGGGCAAACGAGACCCGTTGGACCCGTTGCTGTGGCGGTGCGCGCGGCCCGGAGAGCCGAGTTGGGAATCTCCACTCGGAGCGGGCCGGGCGGGCTGGCACATCGAGTGCGCGGTGATCGCCGGGAAACTGCTCGGGGAGCGCATCGACCTGCAGGGCGGTGGCAGTGATCTGATTTTCCCGCACCACGAATGCTCAGCGGCGCATGCCGAAGCGCTGACCGGAGCTGCCCGGTTCGCCGGCCATTACACGCACACCGGCATGCTGGCCTACCAGGGCACGAAGATGTCGAAATCGTTGGGCAACTTGGTGTTCGTGTCCCGGTTGATCGCCTCAGGGGTCGATCCGGCAGCGATCCGCATCGCGCTGCTGAGTTTCCACTACCGCACCGACCGCGAGTGGACCGACGTGATGCCAGCGGCCGCCACCGAGCGGTTGCACCGATGGCGGGAGGCGGCGCGCACTACGGGTCAGGGCACGGCCGGCCCCACTGTGGACGCACTCGTCGCCGCCCTCGCCGACGATCTGGACACCCCGACCGCGTTCCGAGTTCTCGACGACTGGGCTGCGTCCCCGGGCGATGACAGCGACGCAGTGGTCACCGCCGTCGACGCCCTGCTCGGCATCCCGCTGCGCTGA
- a CDS encoding SCO1664 family protein, translating to MRLLQNGELDVVGRVQDASNLTLFGSVSGDGVSLPCVYKPVRGEQPLWDFPDGTLAEREVLAHDIAVAAGWFCVPPTVLRPGSLGVGMVQLWVGPSPDDDDDDDDEVDDEVEHGDDSDDLLREPVDGSGERSSDLSVPDELVAILPVAEITEGWLPVFRAREPGGGVLAVCHRDDPRLALLAGFDAVVNNADRKAPHLVAAGSRIYGIDHGLTFHTEDKLRTILWGWAGRYMPDDVVSGLERLSTWLREPPAEGGPDDRLTRAEVAALRRRVEALRRDARFPEPPTDRTPIPWPPL from the coding sequence ATGCGGCTGCTGCAGAACGGTGAACTGGACGTGGTCGGCCGGGTGCAGGACGCCTCCAACCTGACGCTGTTCGGCTCGGTCAGTGGCGACGGAGTCAGCCTGCCGTGTGTCTACAAGCCGGTGCGGGGCGAGCAGCCGCTCTGGGACTTCCCCGACGGCACGCTCGCCGAACGCGAGGTGCTGGCGCACGACATCGCCGTCGCGGCCGGATGGTTCTGCGTGCCCCCGACCGTCCTGCGCCCCGGTTCGCTCGGTGTCGGCATGGTCCAGCTGTGGGTCGGACCGTCGCCCGATGACGATGACGATGACGATGACGAGGTCGATGACGAGGTCGAGCACGGGGACGATTCCGACGACCTGCTCCGGGAGCCGGTGGACGGGTCGGGCGAGCGCAGCTCCGACCTGTCAGTCCCTGACGAGCTGGTGGCCATCCTGCCGGTCGCCGAGATCACCGAGGGATGGCTGCCGGTGTTCCGGGCGAGGGAACCGGGCGGTGGCGTGCTGGCGGTGTGCCACCGCGACGATCCGCGACTGGCGCTGCTGGCCGGCTTCGACGCGGTGGTCAACAACGCCGATCGCAAGGCGCCGCACCTGGTCGCCGCGGGGAGCCGGATCTACGGCATCGACCACGGACTGACGTTCCACACCGAGGACAAACTGCGCACCATCCTGTGGGGCTGGGCCGGTCGGTACATGCCCGACGACGTGGTGAGCGGCCTCGAGCGGCTGTCCACCTGGCTGCGCGAGCCACCCGCGGAGGGCGGCCCCGACGACCGGCTGACCAGGGCGGAGGTCGCTGCCCTGCGACGTCGGGTCGAGGCGCTGCGCAGGGACGCGCGCTTCCCGGAACCTCCGACCGATCGGACACCGATCCCGTGGCCGCCACTGTGA
- a CDS encoding DUF3090 domain-containing protein — MTRQIHIFRSPEKFVAGTIGAPGEREFYLQAVEGRRVVSVACEKQQVAVLADRLGTLIVEVAKRFGAEADPSATGGPDRMLSTPVDSEFRVGTMGLAWDGEGAQVIVELLAVTEEEVGEDVVLEDSEEGPDALRVFLTLAEARSFADHAGVLVAAGRPPCPLCNNPLDPEGHICPRLNGYHRGSLGS; from the coding sequence ATGACACGTCAGATCCACATCTTCCGTTCGCCCGAGAAGTTCGTTGCGGGGACCATCGGCGCACCCGGCGAACGCGAGTTCTACCTCCAGGCCGTCGAAGGTCGTCGCGTGGTCTCCGTCGCCTGCGAGAAGCAGCAGGTCGCAGTGCTGGCCGATCGTCTCGGCACGTTGATCGTCGAGGTCGCCAAGCGGTTCGGTGCCGAAGCCGATCCTTCCGCCACCGGCGGGCCCGACCGCATGCTGTCCACCCCCGTCGACAGCGAGTTCCGGGTCGGCACGATGGGGCTGGCCTGGGACGGCGAGGGCGCCCAGGTGATCGTCGAACTGCTTGCGGTCACCGAGGAGGAGGTCGGCGAGGACGTCGTGCTGGAGGACTCCGAAGAGGGTCCGGACGCGCTGCGGGTGTTCCTGACGCTCGCCGAGGCCCGATCGTTCGCGGATCATGCCGGGGTACTGGTCGCTGCCGGCCGCCCGCCGTGCCCGCTGTGCAACAACCCGCTCGATCCGGAGGGTCACATCTGTCCGCGCCTGAACGGCTACCACCGCGGGTCCCTCGGCTCGTGA
- a CDS encoding MSMEG_4193 family putative phosphomutase: MNTTVVLVRHGRSTANVAGVLAGRSEGVGLDDAGASQAAALVDRFDGVRIAAVVSSPMQRCRETITPLAQAHDLPVVLDDGLIEVDYGTWTGRPLAELGGEPLWKTVQQHPSAAVFPDGEALAAMAARAVASVRAQLATHRKGPDRDTEGDAADTVADDDPDGVIVLCSHGDVIKAILADALGSHLDLFQRISVAPASISVVRYTDHRTFVDRLGDTGTLRGLGAVPPAAAQRPNSSAAADSTSDAVPGGDPGTDAPTTAVRPASVRTGADRPLRSPPPAATSLEVP; the protein is encoded by the coding sequence ATGAACACAACCGTCGTGCTGGTACGGCACGGACGATCGACGGCGAACGTGGCCGGCGTGCTCGCCGGAAGATCGGAAGGCGTCGGACTCGACGACGCCGGGGCTTCGCAGGCAGCAGCCCTCGTCGACCGCTTCGACGGGGTGCGGATCGCGGCGGTCGTCAGCTCGCCGATGCAGCGGTGCCGCGAGACGATCACCCCGCTGGCACAGGCGCACGACCTTCCGGTGGTGCTCGACGACGGTCTGATCGAGGTCGACTACGGCACGTGGACCGGACGTCCACTGGCAGAGCTGGGCGGCGAACCGTTGTGGAAGACCGTCCAGCAGCACCCTTCCGCAGCCGTGTTCCCGGACGGTGAGGCACTCGCGGCGATGGCCGCACGAGCCGTTGCCAGTGTCCGCGCACAGCTGGCGACCCACCGCAAGGGTCCGGACCGGGACACCGAGGGCGACGCCGCAGACACCGTCGCCGACGATGATCCCGACGGCGTGATCGTGCTGTGCAGCCATGGTGACGTGATCAAGGCGATCCTGGCCGATGCGTTGGGCAGCCACCTCGATCTGTTCCAGCGGATCTCGGTGGCCCCGGCCTCGATCTCTGTCGTCCGCTACACCGATCACCGCACGTTCGTCGATCGTCTGGGCGACACCGGGACACTCCGCGGCCTCGGTGCGGTCCCGCCGGCCGCTGCGCAGCGGCCGAACAGCTCCGCTGCGGCGGACAGCACCTCGGACGCCGTACCCGGCGGCGACCCGGGCACCGATGCCCCGACCACGGCGGTACGTCCTGCATCCGTGCGGACCGGGGCGGACCGGCCGCTTCGGTCGCCGCCACCGGCCGCGACTAGTCTGGAGGTGCCATGA
- a CDS encoding aldo/keto reductase: MRTRRLGSTGLDVSRLALGTMSWGRDTDADAAAGQLEAFVGAGGTLIDTSNIYGDGDAESIIGTLIPDVIGRDQVVLSTTTVGVGSGRGALQRSLDASLRRLATDRVDLWQIHGFDDSVPVQETVGALEWALDSGRAAYVGLSGQSAWQVAGTAATLAARGRALASAQHEFSLVERSAESELVPAARRHGLGVLGWAPLGRGVLTGKYRHGTPADSRGASPHYARYVGRHRTDLAGRIVEAVATAADGLGTSPLAVALAWARDAPGITSAVVGAKDPAQLLGVLGAEELELPDEIRVALEDVSDPRADDDFVDVSAPLDDSPDLDGPSGPPVS; this comes from the coding sequence ATGCGCACCCGCAGGCTCGGCAGCACCGGATTGGACGTCTCGCGTCTCGCGCTCGGCACGATGAGCTGGGGCCGCGACACCGATGCGGACGCGGCGGCCGGGCAGCTCGAGGCGTTCGTGGGCGCCGGCGGCACCCTGATCGACACCAGCAACATCTACGGCGACGGTGACGCCGAATCCATCATCGGCACCCTCATCCCCGACGTGATCGGGCGCGACCAGGTGGTGCTGTCCACGACCACCGTAGGAGTCGGATCGGGCCGCGGTGCGCTGCAACGATCCCTGGATGCGTCGTTGCGGCGGCTGGCCACCGATCGCGTGGATCTGTGGCAGATCCACGGATTCGACGACAGCGTCCCGGTGCAGGAGACCGTCGGGGCGTTGGAGTGGGCGCTGGACTCCGGTCGGGCTGCGTACGTGGGTCTGTCGGGCCAGTCCGCCTGGCAGGTGGCTGGGACGGCCGCCACCCTCGCCGCCAGGGGACGGGCTCTCGCTTCTGCGCAGCACGAGTTCTCACTGGTGGAACGCTCGGCGGAGAGTGAGCTGGTTCCGGCCGCGCGTCGTCACGGACTCGGGGTGCTCGGCTGGGCGCCGCTCGGGCGCGGTGTGCTCACCGGTAAGTACCGCCACGGCACGCCCGCCGATTCGCGGGGCGCTTCGCCGCACTATGCCCGCTATGTCGGACGGCACCGCACCGACCTCGCCGGCCGGATCGTCGAGGCCGTCGCGACCGCCGCCGACGGACTCGGCACCTCGCCACTGGCAGTCGCGCTCGCCTGGGCACGCGATGCGCCCGGGATCACGTCCGCCGTTGTGGGCGCCAAGGATCCGGCGCAGTTGCTCGGCGTGTTGGGCGCCGAAGAGCTGGAACTCCCCGACGAGATCCGGGTTGCCCTCGAGGATGTCTCCGATCCACGTGCCGACGACGACTTCGTCGACGTGAGCGCGCCGCTCGACGACTCCCCCGATCTCGACGGCCCGTCCGGCCCACCCGTCTCCTGA